From the genome of Mycobacterium dioxanotrophicus, one region includes:
- the dnaG gene encoding DNA primase, whose product MAGRIPDRDIAAIREKIRIEDVVGDYVQLRRAGADSMKGLCPFHDEKSPSFHVRPNHGHFHCFGCGEGGDVYAFIQKIEHVTFVEAVELLADRVGYTVTYTGSSTTNVQRDRGSRSRLLAANAAAQEFYAEALASDEAAEARKYLTERNFDAAAAAQFGCGFAPSGWDKLTKHLLRKGFEFKELEAAGLSREGKRGPMDRFHRRLLWPIRVSSGETIGFGARRLFDDDQNQAKYVNTPETVLYKKSQVLFGLDRAKRDIAKGHQAVVVEGYTDVMAMHMAGVTTAVASCGTAFGDQHLSMLRRLMMDDNFFRGELIYVFDGDAAGRAAAVKAFEGEQNLSGQSFVAVASDGMDPCDLRLRSGDGALRDLVARRTPLFEFVIRSALAEHDLDSAEGRVGALRRCVPMLGRIKDPTLRDEYARQLAGWVGWDDVAQVIRRVREEAGRPARRDDRRSPEPQERPKAPPVQRPNPADPTLWPQREALKAGLQYPGFAGPVFDSLTVESFTHPAYAAVRAAIEAAGGTAAGISGAQWIEVVREQTTSPAAASLVNELGVEAINVEDDEQLPRYIGSVLARLQEVWVGRQIAEVKSKLQRMSPVEQGDEYHALFGDLVAMESYRRSLLEQASGDDLTA is encoded by the coding sequence GTGGCCGGCCGGATTCCTGATCGCGATATCGCGGCCATCCGTGAAAAAATCCGCATCGAAGACGTCGTCGGCGACTACGTCCAACTGCGCCGTGCCGGCGCGGATTCGATGAAGGGTCTGTGCCCGTTTCACGACGAGAAGTCGCCGTCGTTCCATGTCCGGCCCAACCATGGCCACTTCCACTGCTTCGGCTGCGGCGAGGGCGGTGACGTCTACGCCTTCATCCAGAAGATCGAGCACGTCACCTTCGTCGAGGCCGTCGAGCTGCTCGCCGATCGCGTCGGCTACACCGTCACCTACACAGGCTCGTCCACCACCAACGTGCAACGTGACCGGGGCAGCCGCAGCCGCCTGCTGGCCGCCAACGCCGCCGCGCAGGAGTTCTATGCCGAGGCGCTGGCGTCTGATGAGGCCGCCGAGGCACGCAAGTATCTGACCGAGCGCAACTTCGACGCCGCGGCGGCCGCGCAGTTCGGCTGCGGGTTCGCCCCGTCAGGCTGGGACAAACTGACAAAACACTTGCTGCGCAAGGGTTTCGAGTTCAAAGAGCTCGAAGCGGCCGGGCTGAGCAGGGAAGGCAAACGCGGGCCGATGGACCGCTTTCACCGGCGGCTGCTGTGGCCCATCCGGGTGTCGTCGGGGGAGACCATCGGATTCGGTGCGCGCCGGTTGTTCGACGACGACCAGAACCAGGCGAAGTACGTCAACACCCCCGAAACCGTGCTCTACAAGAAGTCGCAGGTGCTCTTCGGACTGGACCGGGCCAAACGTGACATCGCCAAGGGTCATCAGGCCGTCGTCGTCGAGGGCTACACCGATGTGATGGCCATGCACATGGCAGGCGTCACCACCGCGGTGGCCTCGTGTGGCACCGCGTTCGGTGACCAGCACCTGTCCATGCTGAGGCGACTCATGATGGACGACAACTTCTTTCGCGGCGAGCTGATCTACGTGTTCGACGGCGACGCGGCCGGGCGGGCTGCCGCGGTCAAGGCGTTCGAGGGGGAGCAGAACCTTTCGGGGCAGTCGTTCGTGGCGGTGGCCTCAGACGGGATGGATCCGTGTGATCTGCGGCTGCGCTCGGGTGACGGCGCCCTGCGCGATCTGGTGGCGCGTCGAACCCCGTTGTTCGAGTTCGTCATTCGCAGTGCGCTCGCCGAACACGACCTCGACAGCGCCGAGGGACGCGTGGGCGCGCTGCGCCGGTGTGTGCCGATGCTGGGCCGGATCAAAGACCCCACACTGCGCGACGAGTACGCCCGGCAGCTGGCCGGCTGGGTGGGTTGGGACGACGTGGCGCAGGTCATCCGCCGGGTCCGGGAGGAAGCCGGCCGCCCGGCCCGCCGTGACGATCGTCGTTCCCCGGAACCGCAGGAGCGTCCGAAAGCGCCACCCGTGCAACGACCGAACCCCGCGGACCCGACGCTGTGGCCACAGCGTGAAGCGCTCAAGGCCGGGCTGCAGTACCCGGGCTTCGCCGGACCGGTGTTCGACTCGCTGACCGTGGAGAGCTTCACCCATCCGGCCTACGCCGCCGTGCGGGCCGCGATCGAGGCGGCCGGCGGCACGGCGGCCGGGATCTCGGGCGCGCAGTGGATCGAGGTGGTGCGCGAGCAGACCACCTCGCCTGCAGCGGCCAGCCTGGTCAACGAGCTGGGCGTGGAGGCCATCAACGTCGAGGACGACGAGCAGTTGCCGCGCTACATCGGCAGCGTGCTGGCCCGCCTGCAGGAAGTGTGGGTGGGGCGCCAGATCGCCGAGGTCAAATCCAAGCTGCAGCGCATGTCGCCGGTCGAGCAGGGTGATGAATACCACGCCCTGTTCGGGGACCTGGTGGCGATGGAGTCGTACCGCCGCAGCCTGCTGGAACAGGCCAGTGGTGACGACCTGACTGCGTGA
- a CDS encoding DUF7155 family protein, translated as MVTLISTRTRRFVAVGAFVAAAVAAPAFIATMTPQSGEVSASPACLAWFGNKDDGKCLSYSNNGNGYAPSFSIGPQGTGQNGGLTTGPLLPGQTINQGIG; from the coding sequence CTGGTGACATTGATCAGCACCCGCACGCGGCGGTTCGTCGCTGTCGGCGCATTTGTGGCGGCCGCAGTCGCTGCCCCGGCGTTCATCGCGACCATGACCCCCCAGAGCGGTGAGGTCAGCGCATCCCCGGCCTGCCTGGCGTGGTTCGGCAACAAGGACGACGGCAAGTGCCTGTCCTACTCCAACAACGGCAACGGCTACGCCCCGTCGTTCTCGATCGGCCCGCAGGGCACCGGTCAGAACGGCGGCCTGACCACCGGCCCGCTGCTGCCCGGTCAGACCATCAATCAGGGGATCGGCTAA
- a CDS encoding LppP/LprE family lipoprotein — protein MHPRLIATATFVGLVAAGCGWSPSSAPPPKPDTCTPTDGPSADAVAQAIANLPNPEAGAQWTQVRDGHTANCRLYWVQVGQKNPQPNSVGQLLFFDRQTPLGPATPQPRPYINVVTNADDSVVVNYQWQQGQDSPKAPTGIATVRFRIGDDGKLQAVDPLPPSP, from the coding sequence GTGCACCCTCGGCTGATCGCCACCGCCACGTTCGTCGGGCTCGTCGCTGCTGGTTGCGGCTGGAGCCCGTCTTCGGCGCCGCCGCCGAAACCGGACACCTGCACGCCGACGGACGGCCCCAGCGCCGACGCTGTCGCGCAGGCGATCGCCAACCTGCCCAATCCCGAAGCCGGGGCGCAGTGGACTCAGGTCAGGGACGGCCACACCGCCAACTGCCGGCTGTATTGGGTGCAGGTGGGGCAGAAGAACCCGCAACCCAACAGCGTCGGCCAGTTGCTGTTCTTCGATCGGCAGACGCCGCTGGGTCCGGCCACCCCGCAGCCGCGTCCCTACATCAACGTGGTGACCAACGCTGATGACAGCGTGGTGGTCAACTACCAGTGGCAGCAGGGGCAGGACTCGCCCAAGGCGCCCACCGGTATCGCGACGGTGCGGTTCCGGATCGGTGACGACGGCAAGCTTCAGGCCGTCGACCCGCTGCCGCCCAGCCCTTAG
- a CDS encoding acyl-CoA dehydrogenase family protein: MTSTAEHLRNTLDGRWRDTKNAMRANLSDEKFRPHYTPNTAIARAKVAEQLKIMAAAGAAEDGFRKEHGGNGDVGAAISSIEMLAMSDLSLMVKAGVQWGLFGGAIENLGTERHHKAYVRRLIDLDLLGCFAMTETGHGSDVQSLETTATYDPATEEFVIHSPTPTARKDYIGGAAETARVAAVFAQLITPDGVNHGVHCLVVPIRDDLGNDMPGVTTSDCHYKGGLPGVDNGRIVFDHVRVPRENLLNRYADVAPDGTYSSPIENPGRRFFTMLGTLIRGRVTVGGSAAAAARVALDIATRYALQRRQFEAPKSDNEVLIMDYLVHQRRLLPLIAKSYALQFAQNELVSKCHELQTSDNPDAEEQRELEARAAGLKAANTWHASKAIQEAREACGGAGYLAENRLIALRADTDVFTTFEGDNHVLTQLVAKELLTAYADDIKGMSPVEWVRFAANFAGERVLKRTSAETIIQTVLDSRQDNEEEGSLFNRGTQVKMFEDREEYLLSTVARRLQGKAKEMSAFDAFNAVQDHVLHAASAHIDRIILEAFVAGIAACEDDAARELLEDVCDLYALSVIEDDKAWFMEHRYLSTERAKAVTRGINERCRTLRPHIETLVDGFGIPEQLRYAAMLDPAELVNG, translated from the coding sequence ATGACCTCCACTGCCGAGCATCTGCGAAACACGCTGGACGGGCGCTGGCGAGACACCAAGAACGCCATGCGGGCCAATCTCTCGGACGAGAAGTTCCGGCCGCATTACACGCCGAACACCGCCATTGCCCGGGCCAAGGTCGCCGAGCAACTCAAGATCATGGCCGCAGCCGGGGCCGCGGAAGACGGGTTCCGTAAAGAACACGGCGGCAATGGCGACGTCGGCGCCGCGATCAGCAGCATCGAGATGCTCGCGATGTCGGACCTGTCGCTCATGGTCAAGGCGGGCGTGCAGTGGGGCCTGTTCGGCGGCGCCATCGAAAACCTCGGCACCGAGCGCCACCACAAGGCCTACGTCCGGCGCCTCATCGACCTCGACCTGCTCGGCTGTTTCGCGATGACCGAGACCGGCCACGGCAGCGACGTGCAGTCCCTGGAGACCACGGCGACCTACGATCCGGCGACCGAAGAGTTCGTGATCCACTCCCCGACCCCGACGGCGCGTAAAGACTACATCGGCGGCGCGGCCGAAACTGCCCGTGTCGCAGCAGTTTTCGCACAGCTCATCACCCCGGACGGAGTCAACCACGGCGTGCATTGCCTGGTGGTGCCGATCCGTGACGACTTGGGCAACGACATGCCCGGTGTCACGACGTCGGACTGCCACTACAAAGGCGGGCTGCCCGGCGTCGACAACGGCCGCATCGTGTTCGACCACGTGCGGGTGCCGCGGGAGAACCTGCTCAACCGCTACGCCGACGTCGCGCCCGACGGCACCTACAGCTCACCGATCGAAAACCCCGGCCGCCGCTTCTTCACCATGCTCGGCACGCTGATCCGCGGCCGCGTCACCGTCGGCGGCAGCGCCGCAGCGGCAGCCCGCGTCGCCCTGGACATCGCCACCCGATATGCGTTGCAGCGCAGGCAGTTCGAGGCGCCCAAGAGCGACAACGAAGTGCTGATCATGGACTACCTGGTGCACCAACGCCGGCTGCTGCCCCTGATCGCCAAATCCTATGCACTGCAGTTCGCGCAGAACGAGCTGGTCTCGAAATGCCATGAACTGCAGACCTCGGACAATCCGGACGCCGAGGAGCAGCGCGAACTGGAGGCGCGCGCAGCCGGCCTCAAAGCCGCCAACACCTGGCACGCCAGCAAGGCCATCCAGGAAGCACGCGAAGCATGCGGTGGCGCAGGCTATCTCGCGGAGAACCGGCTCATCGCGCTGCGCGCCGACACCGACGTGTTCACCACGTTCGAGGGTGACAACCACGTGCTGACCCAGTTGGTCGCCAAAGAACTCCTGACCGCCTACGCCGACGACATCAAGGGCATGAGCCCGGTGGAATGGGTGCGGTTCGCCGCCAACTTCGCCGGCGAACGCGTCCTCAAGCGCACCTCGGCGGAGACCATCATCCAGACCGTGCTGGACAGCCGCCAGGACAACGAGGAAGAAGGCAGCCTGTTCAACCGCGGCACCCAGGTCAAAATGTTCGAGGACCGCGAGGAATACCTGTTGTCGACGGTCGCCCGGCGGTTGCAGGGCAAGGCCAAGGAAATGAGTGCCTTCGACGCGTTCAACGCCGTGCAGGACCACGTGCTGCACGCCGCGTCGGCGCACATCGACCGCATCATCCTGGAGGCGTTCGTCGCAGGCATCGCGGCATGCGAGGACGACGCCGCGCGCGAACTGCTCGAAGACGTCTGCGATCTGTACGCGCTCTCGGTCATCGAGGACGACAAGGCCTGGTTCATGGAACACCGGTACCTGTCCACCGAGCGGGCCAAGGCCGTCACCCGGGGCATCAACGAGCGCTGCCGCACCTTGCGCCCGCACATCGAAACCCTCGTCGACGGCTTCGGCATCCCCGAGCAATTGCGTTACGCGGCAATGCTCGATCCGGCCGAGCTGGTCAACGGCTAA
- a CDS encoding MFS transporter, whose product MWRQPKAVWAVAFASVVAFMGIGLVDPILKPIADNLNASPSQVSLLFTSYMAVMGVAMLITGVVSSRIGPKRTLLLGLVVIIAGAGLAGMSETVMQIVGWRALWGLGNALFIATALATIVNSAKGSVAQAIILYEAALGLGIAVGPLVGGVLGSISWRGPFFGVSALMAFALVITAFLLPATPRAERATTLADPFRALRHRGLLGVSITALLYNFGFFTLLAFTPFPLDMSAHQIGLIFFGWGLALAFTSVVVAPRLQHRFGTVRTLVVNLLAMTATLAVMAVATESKPILATCVVVAGLFIGVNNTLITETVMKAAPVERGVASAAYSFLRFSGAAVAPWLAGLLGEQVSVHLPYWVGAGAVLAGAVVLFATRAHLSHIDDDLAIEDELDELTDEATAVTMGSES is encoded by the coding sequence ATGTGGCGCCAACCCAAGGCCGTATGGGCCGTAGCCTTCGCCTCCGTCGTAGCCTTCATGGGCATCGGACTGGTGGATCCGATCCTCAAGCCGATCGCCGACAACCTCAACGCCTCACCGTCACAGGTGTCGCTGCTGTTCACCAGCTACATGGCGGTGATGGGCGTGGCGATGCTGATCACCGGCGTGGTGTCGAGCCGGATCGGACCGAAACGAACGCTGCTGCTGGGCCTGGTCGTCATCATCGCCGGTGCGGGACTGGCCGGGATGAGCGAGACGGTCATGCAGATCGTCGGCTGGCGCGCCCTGTGGGGTCTCGGTAACGCGCTGTTCATCGCCACGGCGCTGGCCACGATCGTCAACTCCGCCAAAGGCTCTGTGGCACAGGCGATCATCCTCTACGAGGCCGCACTCGGCCTGGGTATCGCGGTCGGCCCACTGGTCGGCGGCGTGCTGGGGTCGATCTCCTGGCGCGGCCCGTTCTTCGGAGTGTCGGCGTTGATGGCGTTCGCCCTCGTGATCACCGCCTTCCTGCTGCCTGCCACCCCGCGCGCCGAGCGGGCGACCACGCTCGCCGACCCGTTCCGGGCCCTGCGCCACCGCGGGCTGCTCGGCGTGTCGATCACCGCGCTGCTGTACAACTTCGGCTTCTTCACCCTGCTGGCGTTCACCCCGTTCCCCCTTGACATGAGCGCGCATCAGATCGGGCTGATCTTCTTCGGCTGGGGCCTGGCGCTGGCGTTCACGTCCGTGGTGGTCGCACCGCGACTGCAACACCGGTTCGGCACCGTGCGCACGCTCGTCGTCAACCTGCTCGCGATGACCGCCACGCTCGCGGTGATGGCAGTGGCCACCGAATCCAAACCCATTCTGGCCACCTGCGTCGTCGTCGCCGGCTTGTTCATCGGCGTCAACAACACGCTCATCACCGAAACCGTCATGAAGGCCGCCCCGGTCGAGCGTGGCGTGGCCTCGGCGGCCTACAGCTTCCTGCGGTTCAGCGGCGCCGCCGTGGCGCCGTGGCTGGCCGGCCTGCTCGGTGAACAGGTCAGCGTGCACCTGCCGTACTGGGTGGGCGCCGGTGCGGTCCTCGCCGGTGCGGTCGTGTTGTTCGCGACGCGCGCACATCTCAGCCACATCGACGACGACCTCGCCATCGAGGATGAGCTCGACGAGCTCACCGACGAGGCGACCGCGGTCACCATGGGCAGCGAGAGCTAG
- a CDS encoding MarR family winged helix-turn-helix transcriptional regulator: MPTPIAEDAAAHHKTELGAELLSVVARLNRLANQRTRLPLPWAQARLLSTIEDQGQARISDLAYLDHCSQPTMTTQVRRLEDAGLVSRTADPGDARAVLIRITDEGRRTLTQARIDRAAAINPRLDRLAPEDRQTLAAAVDVIRRILEDRDPADDN; encoded by the coding sequence ATGCCGACCCCCATAGCGGAAGACGCCGCGGCGCACCACAAGACCGAACTCGGCGCGGAATTGCTCTCGGTCGTGGCGCGGCTGAATCGTCTCGCCAACCAACGTACCCGGCTGCCGCTGCCATGGGCCCAGGCGCGGCTGCTGTCCACCATCGAGGACCAGGGCCAGGCCCGCATCTCCGACCTCGCCTACCTCGACCACTGCTCGCAGCCCACGATGACGACGCAGGTGCGTCGCCTCGAAGACGCCGGACTGGTGTCCCGCACCGCCGACCCGGGCGATGCCCGCGCCGTCCTGATCCGCATCACCGACGAGGGTCGACGCACCCTCACGCAGGCCCGGATCGACCGCGCCGCCGCGATCAACCCGCGGCTCGATCGTCTAGCCCCCGAGGACCGCCAAACCCTGGCGGCCGCCGTGGACGTCATCCGGCGGATCCTCGAGGACCGCGACCCGGCCGACGACAACTGA
- a CDS encoding ABC transporter ATP-binding protein, with product MTAPGSATQPRKSGPLTPGELAQAAVMAALCAATAIIAVVVPFAAGLSMLGTVPMGLLAYRYRMRVLLAATVAGATIAFLIAGLGGFMTVVNCAYIGGLTGIVKRRGRGTPTVLAAAVVAGALFGMVLVGAMTVLSRLRILAFESMTANIEGLAVAMARVPVLRDFADPLKHGFATLLDYWPVLILGSGIFSICFVSLVGWWALSRVLTRLAGVPDVHKLDTPGGTGTVAPVPARLADVRFRYPGVDHDALGPVSMDLQPGEHVAVTGPNGSGKTTLMLVLAGREPTAGTVEREGVVGLGRIGGTAVIMQHPESQVLGTRVADDVVWGLPPGTTTDVDRLLTEVGLDGLADRDTGGLSGGELQRLAVAGALAREPALLIADEVTSMVDQNGRDTLMTVLSGLTRHHEMSLVHITHYDAEASSADRAINLGGTTENTDMVQTAAVPAGTVPGHEAGAPVLELTAVGHEYASGTPWAKTALRDVTFTVNEGDGLLVHGLNGSGKSTLAWIMAGLTVPTYGACLLDGAPVSGQVGAVAMSFQAARLQLMRSSVEREIASSAGFAVDDQARVAATLATVGLDPGLAKRRIDQLSGGQMRRVVLAGLLGRAPRALILDEPLAGLDAASQRGLLRLLEDLRRDTGLTVVVISHDFSGLEGLCPRTLHLRDGELAMAPTAAGGAR from the coding sequence ATGACCGCTCCGGGATCGGCGACCCAGCCACGGAAATCGGGTCCGCTGACCCCCGGGGAACTCGCCCAGGCCGCCGTGATGGCGGCGCTGTGTGCCGCGACGGCCATCATCGCCGTGGTGGTGCCGTTCGCCGCGGGCCTTTCGATGCTCGGCACCGTGCCGATGGGCCTGCTGGCGTACCGCTACCGGATGCGGGTCCTGCTGGCCGCGACCGTCGCCGGCGCCACCATCGCGTTCCTCATCGCCGGGCTCGGCGGCTTCATGACCGTCGTGAACTGCGCGTACATCGGCGGGCTGACGGGCATCGTGAAACGGCGTGGCCGCGGCACCCCGACCGTTCTCGCCGCGGCCGTCGTCGCCGGCGCGCTGTTCGGCATGGTGTTGGTCGGGGCGATGACCGTGCTCTCGCGACTGCGCATTCTCGCGTTCGAATCGATGACCGCCAACATCGAGGGTCTGGCCGTGGCCATGGCCCGCGTCCCCGTCCTACGGGATTTCGCCGATCCGCTCAAGCACGGCTTCGCCACGCTGCTCGACTACTGGCCCGTGCTGATCCTCGGCTCCGGGATCTTCAGTATCTGCTTCGTCAGCCTGGTCGGCTGGTGGGCACTGTCGCGGGTGCTGACCCGGCTGGCCGGCGTCCCCGACGTCCACAAACTAGACACGCCCGGTGGCACGGGAACCGTGGCACCGGTGCCGGCTCGCCTGGCCGACGTCCGATTCCGGTATCCCGGCGTCGACCACGACGCTCTGGGTCCGGTGTCGATGGACCTGCAGCCGGGCGAACACGTCGCGGTCACCGGCCCCAACGGCTCCGGCAAGACCACCCTGATGCTGGTACTGGCGGGCCGGGAACCCACCGCGGGCACCGTCGAACGTGAAGGCGTGGTGGGGCTGGGCCGCATCGGCGGGACCGCGGTGATCATGCAGCACCCCGAGAGTCAGGTGCTCGGTACCCGGGTCGCCGACGACGTCGTGTGGGGCCTGCCGCCCGGTACGACGACGGATGTGGACCGGCTGTTGACCGAGGTCGGCCTCGACGGGCTGGCCGACCGCGACACCGGCGGACTGTCCGGAGGCGAACTCCAACGGTTGGCCGTGGCGGGTGCCCTGGCGCGCGAACCCGCGCTGCTCATCGCCGACGAGGTCACGAGCATGGTCGACCAGAACGGCCGCGACACCTTGATGACCGTGCTGTCCGGACTGACCCGGCACCACGAGATGTCACTGGTGCACATCACCCACTACGACGCCGAAGCATCGTCGGCCGACCGCGCCATCAACCTCGGCGGCACGACCGAGAACACCGACATGGTGCAGACCGCGGCCGTGCCGGCCGGCACGGTCCCCGGACATGAAGCCGGCGCACCCGTGTTGGAGCTGACCGCCGTGGGGCACGAGTACGCCAGCGGGACCCCGTGGGCGAAAACGGCTTTGCGGGACGTCACGTTCACCGTGAACGAGGGCGACGGCCTGCTTGTCCACGGCCTCAACGGATCCGGCAAATCCACCCTGGCGTGGATCATGGCCGGGCTCACCGTGCCCACCTACGGGGCCTGCCTGCTCGACGGCGCACCGGTGTCCGGACAGGTCGGAGCCGTGGCGATGTCGTTCCAGGCGGCGCGGCTGCAGTTGATGCGCAGCAGCGTCGAACGCGAGATCGCATCGTCCGCGGGCTTCGCGGTCGACGACCAGGCGCGCGTCGCGGCGACGCTGGCCACCGTCGGCCTGGACCCGGGGCTGGCCAAACGACGGATCGATCAGCTCTCGGGCGGTCAGATGCGCCGGGTGGTACTGGCAGGCTTGCTGGGCCGGGCCCCGCGCGCGCTGATCCTCGACGAGCCGCTGGCCGGTCTGGATGCGGCCAGCCAGCGGGGCCTGCTGCGACTGCTGGAAGATCTGCGCCGCGACACCGGGTTGACCGTCGTGGTCATCTCGCACGACTTCTCGGGCCTGGAGGGACTCTGCCCGCGCACGCTGCATCTGCGGGACGGGGAACTGGCCATGGCGCCGACGGCGGCAGGAGGGGCTCGATGA
- a CDS encoding energy-coupling factor transporter transmembrane component T family protein — protein MTAPTRGQRRPMVLLRPVPGDSVIHQLWAGTKLLAVAGIGVLLTFYPGWVPIAFVGVLVLVVARLAHIPRGAVPSVPFWLWVLMALGAATATLAGGSPIIDVGSMHIGLGGLFNFLRITALSIVLLGLGALVSWTTNVADIAPAVATLGRPLRFVRVPVNDWAVTIALALRAFPMLIDEFRTLYAARRLRPKERAESFRARRKQRVGDVIDLLAASVTVALRRADEMGDAITARGGTGQISALPSRPKARDWVAFAVLIVVCGTALALELTVLGTSLPRR, from the coding sequence ATGACCGCGCCGACCCGAGGGCAACGCAGACCCATGGTGCTGCTGCGGCCGGTGCCCGGCGACAGCGTCATCCACCAACTGTGGGCAGGCACCAAGCTGCTGGCGGTGGCCGGTATCGGCGTGCTGCTGACCTTCTATCCCGGCTGGGTGCCGATCGCGTTCGTCGGGGTGCTGGTGTTGGTGGTGGCCCGGCTGGCGCACATCCCGCGCGGCGCCGTGCCCTCGGTGCCGTTCTGGTTGTGGGTGCTGATGGCGCTCGGCGCGGCGACCGCGACGCTGGCCGGCGGCAGTCCGATCATCGATGTCGGGTCGATGCACATCGGCCTCGGCGGGCTCTTCAACTTCCTGCGCATCACCGCGTTGTCGATCGTCCTGCTCGGCCTCGGCGCGCTGGTGTCCTGGACCACCAACGTCGCCGACATCGCCCCGGCGGTCGCGACCCTGGGCCGCCCGCTGCGGTTCGTGCGCGTCCCCGTGAATGACTGGGCGGTGACAATCGCCTTGGCGCTGCGCGCATTCCCGATGCTGATCGACGAATTCCGCACGCTGTACGCGGCACGAAGGCTGCGGCCCAAGGAACGCGCCGAATCGTTCCGGGCCCGCCGCAAGCAGCGGGTGGGCGATGTCATCGACCTGCTGGCGGCGTCGGTGACTGTGGCGCTGCGCCGGGCGGACGAGATGGGCGACGCGATCACCGCGCGCGGTGGTACGGGCCAGATCTCGGCACTGCCGTCGCGACCGAAGGCCCGTGACTGGGTGGCGTTCGCGGTGCTGATCGTGGTGTGCGGCACTGCGTTGGCGCTGGAGTTGACGGTGCTCGGCACCAGCCTTCCTCGGCGCTGA
- a CDS encoding DUF4349 domain-containing protein has product MTTQACAAGHSPSSTAPEAPPAAATAAPAPAAPFTAPPPLNGPNDNAPKPADADRDIVKTVSLTLTASDTTAAADKATAIVTDAGGRVDSRSEDAGSSSGRAHVALVLRVPVAKLDKTLTDVKGLGTVNTLEIKADDVTNQRVDLDARITALQTSVDRLLGIMRDAKDPDALIKAENALSQRQADLDSLRAQRAHLGEQIAFSTLNLDVYAENFGGPIKQYHGFFGQVERGWDGMVGFASEAVMLFGLLLPWLAALALAGGVGYAAIRFLTRRH; this is encoded by the coding sequence GTGACGACGCAGGCCTGCGCAGCCGGGCATTCCCCGAGCTCGACGGCGCCGGAAGCGCCCCCGGCCGCGGCGACAGCAGCCCCCGCGCCCGCGGCGCCGTTCACCGCACCTCCCCCGCTCAACGGGCCGAACGACAACGCTCCCAAACCCGCTGACGCCGACCGCGACATCGTCAAGACGGTGTCACTGACGTTGACGGCCTCCGACACCACCGCAGCCGCCGACAAGGCCACGGCGATCGTCACCGATGCCGGCGGACGTGTGGACAGCCGCTCAGAGGATGCCGGTTCCAGTTCGGGGCGCGCGCATGTCGCGCTGGTGTTGCGGGTGCCGGTCGCCAAACTCGACAAGACCCTGACCGACGTCAAAGGGCTCGGCACCGTCAACACGCTGGAGATCAAGGCCGACGACGTGACCAACCAGCGCGTCGACCTCGACGCGCGGATCACCGCCCTGCAGACCTCGGTCGACCGGCTGCTCGGGATCATGCGCGACGCCAAGGATCCCGACGCGCTGATCAAGGCCGAGAACGCACTGTCGCAGCGGCAGGCCGACCTGGACAGCCTGCGCGCGCAGCGGGCTCACCTCGGAGAGCAGATCGCCTTCAGCACCCTCAACCTCGACGTCTATGCCGAGAACTTCGGCGGCCCGATCAAGCAGTATCACGGGTTCTTCGGTCAGGTCGAGCGCGGCTGGGACGGCATGGTCGGCTTCGCCTCCGAGGCGGTCATGCTGTTCGGGCTGCTGCTGCCGTGGCTGGCAGCGTTGGCGCTGGCCGGCGGTGTGGGTTATGCCGCCATCCGGTTCCTGACGCGGCGCCACTGA